The nucleotide sequence CTCTTCATTGTCGATTTGGAGATAAGCATTCGTCTTCATTAATACCCTCCTTTTGGCAATAGTTTGATATCGCTTTTATATATAGTGTATCTGTTGTCTTGGCATTTTGTGCCCAACTGAATTTCTCGTTGACTGATAACATACCATTTTGGCCGATTTCCTCAGCCAAGGCTTCATTTTCGAGAATCCAGTTAATGATGTGGACAAGGCTCTTTTCACTTCCTGGCTGCATATAGAACCCGGTATTAAAGTCCTCGACCAATGTTTGCATTCCTCCGGTTTTCGCGACGACTGTCGGTACACCTGCAGAAAGTGCCTCAGCAGCGGCAAGTCCAAATGGTTCATAGCTGCTGGCAAAAACAGCAATATCGGCTCTCCTCATTAAACTAGTTCGAATTTCTTCATTCACGAATCCTATAAAATTGATGAACCCATCCAGTCCAAGCTCTGTAACCTTTTCCCTATATCCTTCTAATAACGGCCCATTTCCTGCAATCACAAAGCATAGATCATCAGCTTTATGCCTTAAAAGGTCTGCAGCTGCAATCAAAGTTCGAAACCCTTTTTCCTTAACGATTCTTCCTATTGAAAAAACCAATTTCCTGCCAGTTATGAACGGATATATCTCTTCGATATTGAATTCAAGTTTCTCCATTTTTTCTGGCATAGCCCCATTTGGAATCACTGTAATTTTGTTCTTTGGGACTTTAAATAATCGGATGATCTCTTCCTCCATAAAATCACTGCATACGATGAGTTCATCTGCAGAATGGCAAAGTTCATTCTCTTTCTTGAAAATAAATTGCTGAAGCTCAGAAAAAATGCCTTTATTGCGGCCGAATTCCGTCCCATGAATCGTCGCAATCAATGGGACATCCAATGATTTGCTGATAAACTCCGCTGCGGGTCCTGTCATCCAGTCATGGGTGTGGACAGCATCAAACGCAATATGTTTTGCAATAATCAATGCTTCTTCAATGACCGCGAGATTCAACCCGGCCATCCAGGAGAGGAAATCGGGGTCCTGATCATTAATCGGATTTACCCGGTGGATATGGAAAGCACCTTGTTTTTCATATTCTTGACTATCGAAGGGTTTACTCGTTAAAACATGTATTTGCTGATTACTGCTTGCAAGTTCAGTTGTCAGAGCATGTACATGTCTCGCAAGCCCGCCTATTATATGGGGTGGGTATTCCCATGAGAGCATCAGGATTATTTTCTCTTTTTGATTCTGGCTGCCTTTCACTTGAAGATGCTCCTTTCAAGATTCTCATAATAAGTGTAGGTGCTTACTTTTCCGGTCCATCCGGGTGAAATTGGTTTGTCCGATTTTGACTGGCTATCGTGATCCTGAATAATTGAATTTGATTTTAATAATGGAAAAAATGTCTCTGTACTTCGTTTAATTCCCAGTTCAACATAATAATTACTGTTTGGTTTAATCCCCTTGAACAGCCAGCTGGAGACTCCTTGACGAAGAACGACTTCATGGATGACTTTTCTGGAATCATGCTCATATAAACGCAGGGTCTTGATGAACTGTACTTCCGGTATATAAAAATATTCGCAAATGAACCGTACTTTTTCATCCTGAAGCTGCCAGTAAACAAATAGCTTTCCAGGTGTAAGAATTCTCGCAACTAAATGATCCTGAAGCTTGCTAATATAATGACCCCTCTCCGCCACGATGCACCCCCAAATTAATCATTATATTAATGAAATAGAAAATATATTCGTTAAATTTATGTTAGCATGTTCACCTGTCAGCCACAATGAACGCAAATTGTCGTAATTTGCAGCTTGCTGGGTACTCTATGCAGAAACGCTTATTTATTTTTCAATAGTCTTTTAGGATTACAAAAATGGAGGTGATTCGACAGCCTTTACATTGAATGGAAATCATAATAAGACAAAACTATCATTTTTTTTTAGGAAAAAAATATAAATCGAATTTTCCTACCCTGAATGGTAAACTAATTCTATGTGTTCTAATAACAGCTCGGGAGGAATTACAGATGGGCTACATAATCACCAGCCTTTTTGTCCTGGCCGCGCTTCTTTTCGCAATTTCTTTCTTTATGAAAGATCCATACAAAGAATTGCGCGAAGAAATCGACCAGCTGACAATCCAACAAATCCAGGATTTATACCAGATCAAGAAAAAGCTTAAGGTGCTGGAGGAAGAATTGCTCGTTAATGATACAAACCTGGAAAAGCATTCTTCATTCAATACTGGCAAAAAGCAAATTCACGATATCATAAAAAATCAAGTATGGTCGCTTGCCCAGCAAGGGATGGATATAAACCAAATTGCAAAGCAATCATCACTTACAAACCAGGAAGTTCAAGAAATCATTAATGAATTTGTTGATAAAGGACAGATTGTATGAATAAACGTACAGCACAAGCATTCGCATTAGGATTATTGTTTTCCGCCTTTCTCTTATGGGCTGGCAGCAGTGTGATCGCTGAAAAAGAACCCAAAAAAGAAGCATCTCAAGAAGTTGCTGTTTCAGATGCGAAGAAAGTTCTTGAGGAAAAAGGTTTCAAGGTTCTAAACAGTAGCGAGTTTGCCGAACTCAATGCCAAGGCAGAAGCCGTGAAGGAAGAAAAGCCAAAAGAAGAAGCACCGGCTGAAAAGGCTAAAGAAGAAGATGTAAAAGAAGAAGAAGTGAAAGAAGAGAAAAAGTTTACACTAGTAATCGCGGGCGGCATGTCACCAGGTGACGTAGCCATCATGCTGAAGAGCCAGGGAATCATTGATGATGAAAAGAAATTTGAAAAATTCCTCGTTGACAAGGGCTACCACACAAAGGTGCAAATCGGCCAATACGAACTCACCAGCGGCCTCGATTATCACCAACTCGCTAAAATCATCACGAAAAATAGATAATTACCTCTTTCTGTGGCCCTCTCTTGGAGGGTCTTTTTTTTGCATAGCTTTTATGTATAAAAAAGGAGAGGGGATACTCCCCTCTCCTTCAAATATGATTATTGATTAAGGTCGTACCGCTTACCTTTTACCAGATAAAAAACATTTTCGGCTATATTCGTCACATGGTCAGCTGCCCGTTCAAGATAACGGCTGATGAATGACAACTGAGTGATTTGGGCCAATTGCTCTGGTTTCGTTTGTGCAAGACTTAATAGTTCCTTGATGGTCTGTCCGTATAGATCATCGACCTGGTCGTCCATCTGGGCAACCTGTCTTGCTTTGCCCAGGTCTTCTTCATTATAGGCTTCCAAAGACAGTTTAAGCATTTCAACTGATAATTGATGCATTTGCTTGATGTGCTCAATCGGTTTAACAAGCGGTTCTTTTCCAATCCTGATTGTAGACTTGGCAATGTTGACGGCGAAGTCCGCCATTCTTTCGATATCAGTCGCAATTTTGATCGCAACAATCAACCGTCTCAAATCTACAGCAACTGGCTGCTGTTTTGCGATCAAAAGAATAGCAAAATCATTGATCTCTTCTTCCATAATATTTGCTTCCGCATCATCTTCAAGTATTTTCAAAGCAAGTTCAATATCCTTGTTTTCAAGGGCTTCAAGCGATTGGTTAAGTGCGTTGACCGCAAAATTTCCGAGTTCCAGCAATTTTTCGTGCAATGTTTTCAGGTCTTCATCAAACTTCCCTCTAACTACCATACAACATCATCCTTCCAATGAAATAATTAAATCAACCGAAACGTCCAGTAATATAATCTTCTGTTCTCTTGTCCGATGGATTTGAGAAAATCTTATCAGTTTCCGCAAACTCAATGACTTCTCCATTCAGGAAGAATGCAGTCTTGTCAGAAATACGGGCAGCCTGCTGCATGTTGTGGGTAACAATGATGATACTGTAATCTTTTTTTAATTCCTGGACCAGTTCCTCTACTTTCAATGTTGAAATCGGATCAAGCGCTGATGTAGGTTCGTCCATCAGGATGACATCGGGTTCAATTGCAAGGGCACGGGCGATACAGATACGCTGCTGCTGCCCACCAGACAAGCCGTATGCATTCTGGTTTAATCTATCTTTTACATCATCCCAGATTGCAGCACCTCTTAAGCTTTTTTCAACAATCTCATCAAGTATCTTCTTATCGCGGATCCCATGGATTTTAGGGCCGTAAGCGATATTGTCATAAATGGATTTAGGGAATGGATTTGGTTTTTGGAACACCATGCCAACACTCGTTCTTAAATCCTCAACCTGATAGGATTTATCAAGGATATTTCTGCCTCTGTATAAAATTTCTCCAGAAATCTTAACAGTCGGGACCAATTCAACCATTCGGTTCAATGTTTTAATATACGTCGATTTACCGCAGCCGGAAGGCCCAATGATTGCTGTTACTTCATTCTCATTAATCGCCAGATTGATATTTTTTAAAGCGTGACCTTCTCCATACCACAGGTTAAGATCCTTTGTTTCATATACAACCTTTTGAGAATCCTCTTTGATTGTGTTTGTATTTACAGTCATTTTCGACTTATCTGTTACTACTGACATAAGTTAAAACCTCCCAGACTAATATCTCTTTTGGAATTTATTACGGATTAAAATGGCAATTGAGTTCATCACAAACAAAACGAACAACAGAATGACAATTGTTGCAGCTGCCAGGTTGGCATACTCAGCAACAAGTGCAGAGTCAATTGTCCAGTAATAAATTTGTACTGGCAAAATCGTGAACTTATCAAAGATTCCGTCTGGAATAGGGATTAACAGTGCAGGAATGCCTATAACGACAAGTGGTGCAGTTTCCCCAATCGCACGTGATAGGGCAAGAATGACACCTGTAAGAATTCCAGGCAATGCAGCTGGCAATACAACATTCTTGATTGTCTGCCATTTAGTCGCACCCATGCCATATGATGCTTCCCGGAGGAATTGAGGTACAGCCCGAATCGCTTCCTGGCTTGCCACCACAACGACTGGCAGTACGAGCAATGCCATCGTCAATCCGCCGGCCAGTACAACCGAACCTAAATCAAGGGTCCTTGCAAACACAGTCAAACCAAGGATACCGAAAACAACGGAAGGAACCCCTGCCAAATTAGAGATGTTGGTTTTAATGAAAGAAGAAATACGGCCCTTTGTTGCGTATTCTTCAAGATAAATCGCTGTTCCGATTCCAAGGATCATCGTTACGGGAGCCACTACAACCATCAGCCAAAGTGTTCCGGTGATCGCGCCCCAGATACCTGCTCTTTCAGGGTCAGTCGATAATCTATTCATCAGGAAATCCACGTTGATCCATGGTAATCCGTCTTTTAAAACTCGGTAGATTAAGACAATCAAAACAACGAGGCCGAAAAGAGTGGCAAGCAAGAATAGTCCTTTTGCAAGGCTGTTCGCCAATAACCTGGAACCCATTTTTTTCTGTACTTGAGTCGAATCTACATATTTCATTAATATTCCTCCCTAAACTTGCGAGAGATATACTGAGCTACAAGGTTCATGATCAGTGTGAAAACAAACAATGTCATGGCAACAGCATAAAGGCTGTAATATAAGGTTGTGCCGGCAGCCGCCTCGCCGCCAGTTACTTCAACAATATATGCTGTCATTGTTTGCATCGATTGTGTAACGTCGAAGGTGAAGTTCTTTGAACTGCCGCTGGCAATTGCAACAATCATCGTTTCGCCAATCGCTCTTGAAATTCCAAGAACAAATGAGGCAATGATTCCTGAAATTGCTGCCGGGATGACAACCTTCCATGTTACTTCTAGCTTTGTTGCGCCTAGAGCCAATGCACCTTCCCTCATGGAGTTCGGCACAGAACTCATAGCATCTTCCGATAAAGAAGCAACCATCGGAATGATCATGATTCCCATTACGATACCTGGGCTCAATATATTTGTCGGTTCAAGGCCTGGAATAAATGACCTTAAAAGTGGTGTTACAAATGTAAAAGCAAAGAAACCATAAACAATTGTCGGAATTCCTGCCAAAATTTCAAGGATTGGCTTTAGTAACCTGCGAGTTTTCTCAGAAGCATACTCACTCAGGAAAATCGCTGTCATCAGGCCAACCGGAATGGCTACAAGCATCGCAATTATAGTAGAAATGATGGTACCTGTAAGCAATGGTAATACTCCAAATACAGCATTTTCACCGAGAGGCTTTAATTTAGTGCCTGTGAAGAAATCTAAA is from Mesobacillus boroniphilus and encodes:
- a CDS encoding glycosyltransferase family 4 protein translates to MKGSQNQKEKIILMLSWEYPPHIIGGLARHVHALTTELASSNQQIHVLTSKPFDSQEYEKQGAFHIHRVNPINDQDPDFLSWMAGLNLAVIEEALIIAKHIAFDAVHTHDWMTGPAAEFISKSLDVPLIATIHGTEFGRNKGIFSELQQFIFKKENELCHSADELIVCSDFMEEEIIRLFKVPKNKITVIPNGAMPEKMEKLEFNIEEIYPFITGRKLVFSIGRIVKEKGFRTLIAAADLLRHKADDLCFVIAGNGPLLEGYREKVTELGLDGFINFIGFVNEEIRTSLMRRADIAVFASSYEPFGLAAAEALSAGVPTVVAKTGGMQTLVEDFNTGFYMQPGSEKSLVHIINWILENEALAEEIGQNGMLSVNEKFSWAQNAKTTDTLYIKAISNYCQKEGINEDECLSPNRQ
- a CDS encoding DUF4912 domain-containing protein is translated as MAERGHYISKLQDHLVARILTPGKLFVYWQLQDEKVRFICEYFYIPEVQFIKTLRLYEHDSRKVIHEVVLRQGVSSWLFKGIKPNSNYYVELGIKRSTETFFPLLKSNSIIQDHDSQSKSDKPISPGWTGKVSTYTYYENLERSIFK
- the phoU gene encoding phosphate signaling complex protein PhoU, producing the protein MVVRGKFDEDLKTLHEKLLELGNFAVNALNQSLEALENKDIELALKILEDDAEANIMEEEINDFAILLIAKQQPVAVDLRRLIVAIKIATDIERMADFAVNIAKSTIRIGKEPLVKPIEHIKQMHQLSVEMLKLSLEAYNEEDLGKARQVAQMDDQVDDLYGQTIKELLSLAQTKPEQLAQITQLSFISRYLERAADHVTNIAENVFYLVKGKRYDLNQ
- the pstB gene encoding phosphate ABC transporter ATP-binding protein PstB; its protein translation is MSVVTDKSKMTVNTNTIKEDSQKVVYETKDLNLWYGEGHALKNINLAINENEVTAIIGPSGCGKSTYIKTLNRMVELVPTVKISGEILYRGRNILDKSYQVEDLRTSVGMVFQKPNPFPKSIYDNIAYGPKIHGIRDKKILDEIVEKSLRGAAIWDDVKDRLNQNAYGLSGGQQQRICIARALAIEPDVILMDEPTSALDPISTLKVEELVQELKKDYSIIIVTHNMQQAARISDKTAFFLNGEVIEFAETDKIFSNPSDKRTEDYITGRFG
- the pstA gene encoding phosphate ABC transporter permease PstA; amino-acid sequence: MKYVDSTQVQKKMGSRLLANSLAKGLFLLATLFGLVVLIVLIYRVLKDGLPWINVDFLMNRLSTDPERAGIWGAITGTLWLMVVVAPVTMILGIGTAIYLEEYATKGRISSFIKTNISNLAGVPSVVFGILGLTVFARTLDLGSVVLAGGLTMALLVLPVVVVASQEAIRAVPQFLREASYGMGATKWQTIKNVVLPAALPGILTGVILALSRAIGETAPLVVIGIPALLIPIPDGIFDKFTILPVQIYYWTIDSALVAEYANLAAATIVILLFVLFVMNSIAILIRNKFQKRY
- the pstC gene encoding phosphate ABC transporter permease subunit PstC, which translates into the protein MKGVIRVAKSVVRDHDQKLNVREIIQEKKRTKSITNTTEKLIPKILFGIAAISVFTTIGIVLTLLTETIAFFRDVPFLDFFTGTKLKPLGENAVFGVLPLLTGTIISTIIAMLVAIPVGLMTAIFLSEYASEKTRRLLKPILEILAGIPTIVYGFFAFTFVTPLLRSFIPGLEPTNILSPGIVMGIMIIPMVASLSEDAMSSVPNSMREGALALGATKLEVTWKVVIPAAISGIIASFVLGISRAIGETMIVAIASGSSKNFTFDVTQSMQTMTAYIVEVTGGEAAAGTTLYYSLYAVAMTLFVFTLIMNLVAQYISRKFREEY